The following proteins come from a genomic window of Rutidosis leptorrhynchoides isolate AG116_Rl617_1_P2 chromosome 10, CSIRO_AGI_Rlap_v1, whole genome shotgun sequence:
- the LOC139870972 gene encoding uncharacterized protein, whose amino-acid sequence MKFNVFDFEYLDYCTASAIIVKSWIRKSWRRSIEIALSTKRKLGFVTGTIARPADDLTRADQWDTCNNMVNSWLMNSLEKRFALSNGSRKYKLHKETYSCEQQGVAISEFYTKMMCIWEEIDSMSGLPRVTGTTPEIVNFLNAVNRQKEEQHLFQFLNGLDEHFSALRSQLLMMNPLPSVEIACSMLQQEESQREIFSSADSTALYSNTNAKDKCEFCSFRWHSPDKCWEKIGYPPWHYKSRQAAKQTSHKAKHGGLNQTKRTAASVKGNNVIFTSE is encoded by the exons ATGAAATTCAATGTGTTTGATTTCGAATATTTGGATTATTGTACTGCTTCCGCAATCATTGTTAAGTCATGGATCCGCAA GTCATGGAGGCGTTCGATTGAAATTGCACTCTCAACCAAGCGTAAGCTTGGATTTGTTACTGGTACAATTGCGAGACCTGCAGATGATCTTACTCGAGCAGATCAATGGGACACATGTAATAACATGGTGAATAGCTGGTTGATGAACTCT TTAGAAAAAAGATTTGCACTCAGCAATGGATCTAGAAAATACAAGTTACACAAAGAGACTTACTCCTGTGAACAACAAGGAGTGGCTATTAGTGAGTTTTACACTAAGATGATGTGCATTTGGGAAGAGATTGACTCTATGAGTGGTCTGCCTAGGGTTACGGGTACTACACCTGAAATTGTGAACTTCTTGAATGCTGTCAATCGTCAAAAAGAAGAACAACATTTATTCCAGTTTCTTAATGGTTTAGATGAACATTTTAGTGCCCTTAGAAGTCAATTGTTGATGATGAATCCTCTACCTAGTGTGGAAATTGCTTGTTCTATGCTTCAACAAGAAGAGTCACAAAGAGAAATATTCTCCTCTGCTGATTCTACTGCTTTGTACAGTAATACTAATGCCAAAGACAAGTGTGAATTTTGTAGTTTTAGGTGGCACTCACCTGATAAGTGTTGGGAGAAAATTGGATATCCTCCTTGGCATTATAAAAGTAGGCAAGCTGCTAAACAGACAAGTCACAAAGCTAAGCATGGAGGTTTAAATCAAACTAAAAGAACTGCTGCTAGTGTGAAAGGCAATAATGTGATCTTTACTTCAGAATAA